A genome region from Euphorbia lathyris chromosome 4, ddEupLath1.1, whole genome shotgun sequence includes the following:
- the LOC136227918 gene encoding protein CHROMATIN REMODELING 25 isoform X1, producing MSSVDDDDEEEEILSTSDSSDCSDEYTSDQEDNVEVDDADDGGLRLPVGSSSSDEDRKSKNVDALLRGNLVVRRQALLPRVLSVTEGAAICRKPFKPPCSGVYDDGNEQLSRRLSARKRFVPWGSSRPVLVAITNKLNVSSIVENVEEEISTLPPGVDPLVLWQSESETGAGNLTPIVVDPLLVQFLRPHQREGVQFMFECVSGLYDATNINGCILADDMGLGKTLQSITLLYTLIRQGFDGKPMVKKAIIVTPTSLVSNWEAEIRKWVGDRVKLIALCESTRNDVISGIDSFTSPRSTLQVLIVSYETFRMHASKFSDSGSCDLLICDEAHRLKNDQTLTNRALASLSCKRRILLSGTPMQNDLEEFFAMVNFTNPGILGDAAYFRRYYESPIICGREPTATEEEKKLGVERSGELSAKVNQFILRRTNALLSNHLPPKIIEVVCCKLTPLQEELYNHFIHSKNVKRAISEEAKQTKILAYITALKKLCNHPKLIYDTVKSGSPGTSGFENCIRFFPPEMFSGRSGSWSGGDGAWVELSGKMHVLARLLAHLRQRTDDRIVLVSNYTQTLDLFAQLCRERRYPHIRLDGSTSISKRQKLVNLLNDPSKDEFVFLLSSKAGGCGLNLIGANRLVLFDPDWNPANDKQAAARVWRDGQKKRVYIYRFLSTGTIEEKVYQRQMSKEGLQKVIQNEQNDSTAVAQENVLSTEDLRDLFTFHGNVRSEIHEKMNCARCLLREDCTESMIEGDESINGGCNAADEEASDIGGFVKTAGILGKLKSSEKQVGTPLEEDLCNWGHHFQSTSVPDSILQASAGDEVTFVFTNQVDGKLVPMESTKASPKMQDIINTKENLVKNSKFLPMRATVSSAPSERTTVKRMRTALKGAANEALSSRLSFGAPSQFKRSSLTTINNDHDDDDFQ from the exons ATGTCTTCAGTCGACGAcgatgatgaagaagaggaaatcctTTCCACTTCCGATTCAAGCGATTGCAGTGACGAATATACCTCTGATCAAGAAGATAATGTTGAAGTTGATGACGCTGACGACGGTGGACTACGGCTGCCGGTGGGGAGCTCTTCCTCTGATGAAGATCGTAAATCAAAGAACGTCGATGCTCTCTTGAG AGGCAACCTTGTTGTAAGGAGACAGGCACTACTTCCTCGAGTTCTTTCTGTAACAGAAGGTGCAGCCATTTGTAGGAAACCCTTTAAGCCCCCATGCTCTGGTGTCTATGATGATGGAAATGAACAACTTTCTCGCCGTCTTTCAGCTCGGAAACGATTTGTTCCATGGGGTTCTTCGAGGCCAGTTTTGGTGGCAATAACTAATAAATTAAATGTATCAAGCATTGTTGAGAATGTAGAGGAGGAAATTTCTACATTGCCACCTGGAGTGGATCCGTTGGTGCTGTGGCAATCTGAATCTGAGACTGGAGCTGGTAATTTGACACCAATAGTTGTGGATCCATTGCTAGTACAGTTCCTTCGACCCCATCAAAG AGAAGGAGTTCAATTTATGTTCGAATGCGTTTCAGGATTATATGATGCTACCAACATCAATGGGTGTATTTTAGCTGATGATATGGG CTTAGGAAAGACATTGCAGTCAATCACGTTGCTATACACACTTATTCGTCAAGGGTTTGATGGAAAACCTATGGTTAAAAAAGCCATAATTGTCACTCCAACCAGTCTCGTGAGTAATTGGGAAGCTGAAATCAGAAAATGGGTTGGAGACAGAGTTAAGCTTATAGCTCTCTGTGAAAGTACTAGAAACGATGTTATCTCTGGAATTGATAGTTTTACAAGTCCTCGGAGCACTTTGCAG GTGCTAATTGTTTCATATGAGACATTCCGGATGCATGCATCGAAATTTAGCGACAGTGGATCTTGTGATCTCCTCATATGCGATGAGGCTCATAGGCTGAAAAATGACCAAACCTTAACTAATCGG GCATTGGCTTCTCTCTCATGCAAGCGTCGAATTTTGTTGTCAGGAACTCCAATGCAG AATGACCTAGAAGAATTTTTTGCAATGGTAAACTTCACTAATCCAGGAATTTTGGGGGATGCTGCATATTTTCGTCGTTACTATGAG TCACCAATTATTTGTGGAAGAGAACCAACAGCcacagaagaagaaaagaagttaGGTGTTGAGCGCTCTGGGGAATTAAGTGCTAAAGTGAATCAG TTCATTTTGAGAAGGACTAATGCGTTGCTGTCAAATCATCTACCACCAAAG ATCATTGAGGTTGTTTGTTGCAAGTTGACTCCTCTACAAGAAGAGTTATATAACCATTTTATACATTCCAAAAAT GTTAAACGAGCAATTAGTGAAGAAGCAAAGCAAACAAAGATTTTGGCTTACATTACAGCTCTTAAGAAGCTCTGCAACCATCCAAAG CTCATATATGATACCGTAAAAAGTGGAAGTCCAGGAACTTCAGGGTTCGAGAACTGTATCCGCTTTTTCCCTCCTGAGATGTTCTCTGGGCG ATCTGGCTCATGGAGTGGTGGTGATGGAGCATGGGTCGAGCTTTCAGGTAAAATGCATGTCTTGGCTCGACTATTGGCTCATTTACGCCAAAGAACTGATGATCGAATTGTTCTTGTCTCAAACTATACTCAG ACCCTGGATCTTTTTGCTCAATTGTGCCGAGAAAGAAGATATCCACACATAAGGCTTGATGGATCCACATCCATTAGTAAAAGACAAAAGCTGGTTAACCTCCTCAATGATCCATCTAAG GATGAGTTTGTATTTCTTTTAAGCAGCAAGGCTGGTGGTTGCGGCCTTAATCTAATTGGTGCTAATCGACTTGTCTTGTTTGATCCTGACTGGAATCCTGCCAATGACAAACAG GCTGCTGCAAGAGTTTGGAGGGATGGACAGAAGAAGAGAGTATACATCTACAGGTTTCTGAGTACTGGAACAATTGAAGAAAAG GTTTACCAGCGCCAAATGTCAAAAGAAGGGCTTCAAAAAGTTATTCAGAACGAGCAAAATGATAGTACTGCTGTGGCACAG GAAAATGTTCTTTCGACTGAAGATTTACGAGATCTGTTCACATTTCATGGGAATGTTAG GTCCGAAATACATGAAAAAATGAACTGTGCTCGCTGCCTATTGCGCGAGGATTGCACAGAGAGCATGATAGAGGGAGATGAATCAATAAATGGAGGATGTAATGCAGCAGATGAAGAAGCGTCTGATATCGGTGGATTTGTAAAAACTGCTGGAATTTTAGGCAAATTAAAGAGCTCAGAGAAGCAG GTAGGAACCCCTTTGGAAGAGGATTTATGCAACTGGGGACATCATTTTCAGTCAACATCAGTCCCAGATTCTATACTTCAAGCTTCAGCTGGTGATGAG GTCACATTTGTGTTCACAAACCAAGTAGATGGGAAACTTGTACCTATGGAATCAACAAAAGCAAGTCCAAAGATGCAAGATATAATAAATACGAAAGAAAATCTagtaaaaaattcaaagtttcTGCCTATGAGAGCCACAGTTtcttctgcgccttctgaaagGACAACAGTGAAAAGAATGAGAACTGCGTTGAAAGGAGCAGCAAATGAAGCACTCAGTTCCAGGCTTTCTTTTGGTGCTCCATCACAATTTAAAAGGTCATCCCTTACCACAATTAATAATGATCATGACGATGATGATTttcagtga
- the LOC136227918 gene encoding protein CHROMATIN REMODELING 25 isoform X2, whose amino-acid sequence MSSVDDDDEEEEILSTSDSSDCSDEYTSDQEDNVEVDDADDGGLRLPVGSSSSDEDRKSKNVDALLRGNLVVRRQALLPRVLSVTEGAAICRKPFKPPCSGVYDDGNEQLSRRLSARKRFVPWGSSRPVLVAITNKLNVSSIVENVEEEISTLPPGVDPLVLWQSESETGAGNLTPIVVDPLLVQFLRPHQREGVQFMFECVSGLYDATNINGCILADDMGLGKTLQSITLLYTLIRQGFDGKPMVKKAIIVTPTSLVSNWEAEIRKWVGDRVKLIALCESTRNDVISGIDSFTSPRSTLQVLIVSYETFRMHASKFSDSGSCDLLICDEAHRLKNDQTLTNRALASLSCKRRILLSGTPMQNDLEEFFAMVNFTNPGILGDAAYFRRYYESPIICGREPTATEEEKKLGVERSGELSAKVNQFILRRTNALLSNHLPPKIIEVVCCKLTPLQEELYNHFIHSKNVKRAISEEAKQTKILAYITALKKLCNHPKLIYDTVKSGSPGTSGFENCIRFFPPEMFSGRSGSWSGGDGAWVELSGKMHVLARLLAHLRQRTDDRIVLVSNYTQTLDLFAQLCRERRYPHIRLDGSTSISKRQKLVNLLNDPSKDEFVFLLSSKAGGCGLNLIGANRLVLFDPDWNPANDKQAAARVWRDGQKKRVYIYRFLSTGTIEEKVYQRQMSKEGLQKVIQNEQNDSTAVAQENVLSTEDLRDLFTFHGNVRSEIHEKMNCARCLLREDCTESMIEGDESINGGCNAADEEASDIGGFVKTAGILGKLKSSEKQVGTPLEEDLCNWGHHFQSTSVPDSILQASAGDEVTFVFTNQVDGKLVPMESTKASPKMQDIINTKENLVKNSKFLPMRATVSSAPSERTTVKRMRTALKGAANEALSSRLSFGAPSQFKRYKSH is encoded by the exons ATGTCTTCAGTCGACGAcgatgatgaagaagaggaaatcctTTCCACTTCCGATTCAAGCGATTGCAGTGACGAATATACCTCTGATCAAGAAGATAATGTTGAAGTTGATGACGCTGACGACGGTGGACTACGGCTGCCGGTGGGGAGCTCTTCCTCTGATGAAGATCGTAAATCAAAGAACGTCGATGCTCTCTTGAG AGGCAACCTTGTTGTAAGGAGACAGGCACTACTTCCTCGAGTTCTTTCTGTAACAGAAGGTGCAGCCATTTGTAGGAAACCCTTTAAGCCCCCATGCTCTGGTGTCTATGATGATGGAAATGAACAACTTTCTCGCCGTCTTTCAGCTCGGAAACGATTTGTTCCATGGGGTTCTTCGAGGCCAGTTTTGGTGGCAATAACTAATAAATTAAATGTATCAAGCATTGTTGAGAATGTAGAGGAGGAAATTTCTACATTGCCACCTGGAGTGGATCCGTTGGTGCTGTGGCAATCTGAATCTGAGACTGGAGCTGGTAATTTGACACCAATAGTTGTGGATCCATTGCTAGTACAGTTCCTTCGACCCCATCAAAG AGAAGGAGTTCAATTTATGTTCGAATGCGTTTCAGGATTATATGATGCTACCAACATCAATGGGTGTATTTTAGCTGATGATATGGG CTTAGGAAAGACATTGCAGTCAATCACGTTGCTATACACACTTATTCGTCAAGGGTTTGATGGAAAACCTATGGTTAAAAAAGCCATAATTGTCACTCCAACCAGTCTCGTGAGTAATTGGGAAGCTGAAATCAGAAAATGGGTTGGAGACAGAGTTAAGCTTATAGCTCTCTGTGAAAGTACTAGAAACGATGTTATCTCTGGAATTGATAGTTTTACAAGTCCTCGGAGCACTTTGCAG GTGCTAATTGTTTCATATGAGACATTCCGGATGCATGCATCGAAATTTAGCGACAGTGGATCTTGTGATCTCCTCATATGCGATGAGGCTCATAGGCTGAAAAATGACCAAACCTTAACTAATCGG GCATTGGCTTCTCTCTCATGCAAGCGTCGAATTTTGTTGTCAGGAACTCCAATGCAG AATGACCTAGAAGAATTTTTTGCAATGGTAAACTTCACTAATCCAGGAATTTTGGGGGATGCTGCATATTTTCGTCGTTACTATGAG TCACCAATTATTTGTGGAAGAGAACCAACAGCcacagaagaagaaaagaagttaGGTGTTGAGCGCTCTGGGGAATTAAGTGCTAAAGTGAATCAG TTCATTTTGAGAAGGACTAATGCGTTGCTGTCAAATCATCTACCACCAAAG ATCATTGAGGTTGTTTGTTGCAAGTTGACTCCTCTACAAGAAGAGTTATATAACCATTTTATACATTCCAAAAAT GTTAAACGAGCAATTAGTGAAGAAGCAAAGCAAACAAAGATTTTGGCTTACATTACAGCTCTTAAGAAGCTCTGCAACCATCCAAAG CTCATATATGATACCGTAAAAAGTGGAAGTCCAGGAACTTCAGGGTTCGAGAACTGTATCCGCTTTTTCCCTCCTGAGATGTTCTCTGGGCG ATCTGGCTCATGGAGTGGTGGTGATGGAGCATGGGTCGAGCTTTCAGGTAAAATGCATGTCTTGGCTCGACTATTGGCTCATTTACGCCAAAGAACTGATGATCGAATTGTTCTTGTCTCAAACTATACTCAG ACCCTGGATCTTTTTGCTCAATTGTGCCGAGAAAGAAGATATCCACACATAAGGCTTGATGGATCCACATCCATTAGTAAAAGACAAAAGCTGGTTAACCTCCTCAATGATCCATCTAAG GATGAGTTTGTATTTCTTTTAAGCAGCAAGGCTGGTGGTTGCGGCCTTAATCTAATTGGTGCTAATCGACTTGTCTTGTTTGATCCTGACTGGAATCCTGCCAATGACAAACAG GCTGCTGCAAGAGTTTGGAGGGATGGACAGAAGAAGAGAGTATACATCTACAGGTTTCTGAGTACTGGAACAATTGAAGAAAAG GTTTACCAGCGCCAAATGTCAAAAGAAGGGCTTCAAAAAGTTATTCAGAACGAGCAAAATGATAGTACTGCTGTGGCACAG GAAAATGTTCTTTCGACTGAAGATTTACGAGATCTGTTCACATTTCATGGGAATGTTAG GTCCGAAATACATGAAAAAATGAACTGTGCTCGCTGCCTATTGCGCGAGGATTGCACAGAGAGCATGATAGAGGGAGATGAATCAATAAATGGAGGATGTAATGCAGCAGATGAAGAAGCGTCTGATATCGGTGGATTTGTAAAAACTGCTGGAATTTTAGGCAAATTAAAGAGCTCAGAGAAGCAG GTAGGAACCCCTTTGGAAGAGGATTTATGCAACTGGGGACATCATTTTCAGTCAACATCAGTCCCAGATTCTATACTTCAAGCTTCAGCTGGTGATGAG GTCACATTTGTGTTCACAAACCAAGTAGATGGGAAACTTGTACCTATGGAATCAACAAAAGCAAGTCCAAAGATGCAAGATATAATAAATACGAAAGAAAATCTagtaaaaaattcaaagtttcTGCCTATGAGAGCCACAGTTtcttctgcgccttctgaaagGACAACAGTGAAAAGAATGAGAACTGCGTTGAAAGGAGCAGCAAATGAAGCACTCAGTTCCAGGCTTTCTTTTGGTGCTCCATCACAATTTAAAAG ATATAAGAGTCATTGA
- the LOC136227918 gene encoding protein CHROMATIN REMODELING 25 isoform X3, producing the protein MSSVDDDDEEEEILSTSDSSDCSDEYTSDQEDNVEVDDADDGGLRLPVGSSSSDEDRKSKNVDALLRGNLVVRRQALLPRVLSVTEGAAICRKPFKPPCSGVYDDGNEQLSRRLSARKRFVPWGSSRPVLVAITNKLNVSSIVENVEEEISTLPPGVDPLVLWQSESETGAGNLTPIVVDPLLVQFLRPHQREGVQFMFECVSGLYDATNINGCILADDMGLGKTLQSITLLYTLIRQGFDGKPMVKKAIIVTPTSLVSNWEAEIRKWVGDRVKLIALCESTRNDVISGIDSFTSPRSTLQVLIVSYETFRMHASKFSDSGSCDLLICDEAHRLKNDQTLTNRALASLSCKRRILLSGTPMQNDLEEFFAMVNFTNPGILGDAAYFRRYYESPIICGREPTATEEEKKLGVERSGELSAKVNQFILRRTNALLSNHLPPKIIEVVCCKLTPLQEELYNHFIHSKNVKRAISEEAKQTKILAYITALKKLCNHPKLIYDTVKSGSPGTSGFENCIRFFPPEMFSGRSGSWSGGDGAWVELSGKMHVLARLLAHLRQRTDDRIVLVSNYTQTLDLFAQLCRERRYPHIRLDGSTSISKRQKLVNLLNDPSKDEFVFLLSSKAGGCGLNLIGANRLVLFDPDWNPANDKQAAARVWRDGQKKRVYIYRFLSTGTIEEKVYQRQMSKEGLQKVIQNEQNDSTAVAQENVLSTEDLRDLFTFHGNVRSEIHEKMNCARCLLREDCTESMIEGDESINGGCNAADEEASDIGGFVKTAGILGKLKSSEKQVGTPLEEDLCNWGHHFQSTSVPDSILQASAGDEI; encoded by the exons ATGTCTTCAGTCGACGAcgatgatgaagaagaggaaatcctTTCCACTTCCGATTCAAGCGATTGCAGTGACGAATATACCTCTGATCAAGAAGATAATGTTGAAGTTGATGACGCTGACGACGGTGGACTACGGCTGCCGGTGGGGAGCTCTTCCTCTGATGAAGATCGTAAATCAAAGAACGTCGATGCTCTCTTGAG AGGCAACCTTGTTGTAAGGAGACAGGCACTACTTCCTCGAGTTCTTTCTGTAACAGAAGGTGCAGCCATTTGTAGGAAACCCTTTAAGCCCCCATGCTCTGGTGTCTATGATGATGGAAATGAACAACTTTCTCGCCGTCTTTCAGCTCGGAAACGATTTGTTCCATGGGGTTCTTCGAGGCCAGTTTTGGTGGCAATAACTAATAAATTAAATGTATCAAGCATTGTTGAGAATGTAGAGGAGGAAATTTCTACATTGCCACCTGGAGTGGATCCGTTGGTGCTGTGGCAATCTGAATCTGAGACTGGAGCTGGTAATTTGACACCAATAGTTGTGGATCCATTGCTAGTACAGTTCCTTCGACCCCATCAAAG AGAAGGAGTTCAATTTATGTTCGAATGCGTTTCAGGATTATATGATGCTACCAACATCAATGGGTGTATTTTAGCTGATGATATGGG CTTAGGAAAGACATTGCAGTCAATCACGTTGCTATACACACTTATTCGTCAAGGGTTTGATGGAAAACCTATGGTTAAAAAAGCCATAATTGTCACTCCAACCAGTCTCGTGAGTAATTGGGAAGCTGAAATCAGAAAATGGGTTGGAGACAGAGTTAAGCTTATAGCTCTCTGTGAAAGTACTAGAAACGATGTTATCTCTGGAATTGATAGTTTTACAAGTCCTCGGAGCACTTTGCAG GTGCTAATTGTTTCATATGAGACATTCCGGATGCATGCATCGAAATTTAGCGACAGTGGATCTTGTGATCTCCTCATATGCGATGAGGCTCATAGGCTGAAAAATGACCAAACCTTAACTAATCGG GCATTGGCTTCTCTCTCATGCAAGCGTCGAATTTTGTTGTCAGGAACTCCAATGCAG AATGACCTAGAAGAATTTTTTGCAATGGTAAACTTCACTAATCCAGGAATTTTGGGGGATGCTGCATATTTTCGTCGTTACTATGAG TCACCAATTATTTGTGGAAGAGAACCAACAGCcacagaagaagaaaagaagttaGGTGTTGAGCGCTCTGGGGAATTAAGTGCTAAAGTGAATCAG TTCATTTTGAGAAGGACTAATGCGTTGCTGTCAAATCATCTACCACCAAAG ATCATTGAGGTTGTTTGTTGCAAGTTGACTCCTCTACAAGAAGAGTTATATAACCATTTTATACATTCCAAAAAT GTTAAACGAGCAATTAGTGAAGAAGCAAAGCAAACAAAGATTTTGGCTTACATTACAGCTCTTAAGAAGCTCTGCAACCATCCAAAG CTCATATATGATACCGTAAAAAGTGGAAGTCCAGGAACTTCAGGGTTCGAGAACTGTATCCGCTTTTTCCCTCCTGAGATGTTCTCTGGGCG ATCTGGCTCATGGAGTGGTGGTGATGGAGCATGGGTCGAGCTTTCAGGTAAAATGCATGTCTTGGCTCGACTATTGGCTCATTTACGCCAAAGAACTGATGATCGAATTGTTCTTGTCTCAAACTATACTCAG ACCCTGGATCTTTTTGCTCAATTGTGCCGAGAAAGAAGATATCCACACATAAGGCTTGATGGATCCACATCCATTAGTAAAAGACAAAAGCTGGTTAACCTCCTCAATGATCCATCTAAG GATGAGTTTGTATTTCTTTTAAGCAGCAAGGCTGGTGGTTGCGGCCTTAATCTAATTGGTGCTAATCGACTTGTCTTGTTTGATCCTGACTGGAATCCTGCCAATGACAAACAG GCTGCTGCAAGAGTTTGGAGGGATGGACAGAAGAAGAGAGTATACATCTACAGGTTTCTGAGTACTGGAACAATTGAAGAAAAG GTTTACCAGCGCCAAATGTCAAAAGAAGGGCTTCAAAAAGTTATTCAGAACGAGCAAAATGATAGTACTGCTGTGGCACAG GAAAATGTTCTTTCGACTGAAGATTTACGAGATCTGTTCACATTTCATGGGAATGTTAG GTCCGAAATACATGAAAAAATGAACTGTGCTCGCTGCCTATTGCGCGAGGATTGCACAGAGAGCATGATAGAGGGAGATGAATCAATAAATGGAGGATGTAATGCAGCAGATGAAGAAGCGTCTGATATCGGTGGATTTGTAAAAACTGCTGGAATTTTAGGCAAATTAAAGAGCTCAGAGAAGCAG GTAGGAACCCCTTTGGAAGAGGATTTATGCAACTGGGGACATCATTTTCAGTCAACATCAGTCCCAGATTCTATACTTCAAGCTTCAGCTGGTGATGAG ATTTGA